A genomic window from Quercus lobata isolate SW786 chromosome 10, ValleyOak3.0 Primary Assembly, whole genome shotgun sequence includes:
- the LOC115965469 gene encoding protein DOG1-like 3 → MPVSESMAIRNGTSEPDSFHNFFELWVSEQNQYLQELISASQHHKQSSNISSEDDSVILSPFIGRVINHYEQYYGAKSKWAKQDVFAMLSPSWRSSLENAFMWIGGWRPSMAFHLLYSKSGLQLEEKFTELVRGFSSGDLGDLSPSQLNQVDALQRRTIVEEKEITEKMAELQETVADSSMVELSHVVSELMRERGGSVNGVEEERVESTLGPKKEGLEEILQKADDLRLRTLKAILEVLTPIQAVHFLIAAAELHLRLHDWGKKRDDVVRQHRGTGGTDR, encoded by the coding sequence ATGCCAGTTTCCGAATCCATGGCCATCAGAAATGGCACTTCCGAACCTGATAGCTTCCACAACTTCTTTGAGCTCTGGGTTTCCGAGCAAAACCAATACCTCCAAGAACTCATCTCTGCCTCTCAACACCACAAGCAAAGCTCCAACATCAGCTCTGAGGATGACTCGGTGATCTTGAGCCCATTCATCGGCAGAGTGATCAACCATTACGAGCAATACTATGGTGCAAAGTCGAAGTGGGCTAAGCAAGACGTGTTTGCCATGTTGTCACCTTCATGGAGGTCCTCACTTGAGAACGCGTTCATGTGGATAGGAGGGTGGAGACCCAGTATGGCTTTTCACTTGCTTTACTCCAAATCCGGGTTACAACTCGAGGAGAAATTCACTGAGTTGGTTCGCGGGTTTAGTTCTGGCGATTTGGGTGATCTTTCTCCGAGTCAGCTCAACCAGGTGGATGCTTTACAGAGGAGGACTATTGTGGAGGAGAAGGAGATTACTGAGAAGATGGCAGAGCTTCAAGAAACTGTGGCAGACTCGTCCATGGTTGAGTTGTCACATGTGGTGTCTGAGTTGATGAGGGAAAGAGGTGGTAGTGTTAATGGAGTGGAGGAAGAGCGAGTTGAGTCGACTCTGGGGCCTAAAAAGGAAGGGTTGGAGGAGATCTTGCAGAAAGCTGATGATCTACGGTTGAGAACTCTTAAAGCAATTCTTGaagttttgactccaatccagGCCGTCCATTTCTTGATTGCTGCTGCTGAGTTGCACCTCAGGCTTCATGATTGGGGGAAGAAGAGGGACGATGTGGTTAGGCAACACCGTGGGACTGGTGGCACTGACCGGTGA